In the Sandaracinus amylolyticus genome, ACACCGGCTTCTTCATCGCGTTCGAGGCGGTGCCGACCTTCGGCGACCACTACGTGATGTTCTTCGGCGGGATGCGGCTCGGTGGCGACATCGAGGTCTACGCGAACCGCGACATCGGCGTCCTCGTGCGGCCGAGCGGGCTCTTCGGTGGCGGCATCTGGGAGCCCGACGGTCCGGACAACGACCTCGCGTTCTTCGTGCTGCAGCCCGCGTTCGATCTGCGGCTCGCGCTCGCCGATCGGCTGATGCACCTGTGGATCCGGCCGGTCTCGTTCGACCTGCTCTTCTACCCGGACTGGTACGACGGCGACTTCCACTTCGACGCCGGCTACTCGTTCATGGCCGGTCTCGACTTCAACTTCTGACCCTCCGCGGGGCAGTCCGGTCCGTGCGCCGGGCCGGGCTGCCGCCCACACGCGCCTCCACGTGGCACGATCGGTCACCTCCCTACCGATCGTGCTCTCGCACGAAAGCCTCTCGTCATACTGGCCGAGACCGATGCGATTTCGGTAGGATCGGCCCCGATGCTCGAGCGCGTGCTGATCGTGGAGGACTCCAGCGCCATGCGCGCATTCGTCCGCGCGACGTTGGAGGCACAAGGGATCACCAAGCACGTCACCGAGGCCGCGAGCGGCTTCGAGGCGCTGCGCCTCCTGCCGCGTGATCGCTTCGACCTCGCGCTCGTCGACATCAACATGCCCGACATCCACGGGCTCGAGGTCATCAAGCTGATCCGCGCGAGCCCGCAGCATCACCAGGTGCCGGTCGTGGTGATCAGCAGCGAGGCCTCGGCGCGCGATCGCGAGCGCGGCATCGCGCTCGGCGCGGACACGTGGCTCGCGAAGCCGTTCACGCCCGAGCAGCTCGTCGAGACCGTGCGTCGCGTGCTCGCGCGCCGGAGCAGCAGCGAGGCGCCGTGAGCGACGAGGTCGAACGGATCCGCGAGGAGTTCCTCGCGGAGTCGCAGGAGATCATCGAGTCGCTCTCGCGCGACCTCCTCCTGCTCGATCACGGGCAGAAGGAGGGGAAGCCCGACCCCGATCTCGTGAACTCGGTGTTCCGCGGCGTGCACACGCTGAAGGGCATCGCGGGCATGTTCGGGCACGTCGCGCTGAGCGAGCTCGCGCACGAGCTCGAGGACCTGCTCGATCAGCTGCGGCTCGGGAAGATCCCGCTCTCGCAGGAGGCCCTCGACGTGATGTTCGAGGGCGTCGAGGTGCTGCAGCGCCTGCTCGGCGCGGCGCGTCGCAACGCCGATCCTGCGAGCGAGGTCGACCTCGCGACGTTCCGTCGCTCGCTGCAGATGCTGATGGGGCTGCAGAGCCAGCATCCGCGGCTCGATGCGCTCGGCGGCTACGATCTCGATCCCGGCGTGCTCACCGTGCTCACGGAGTACGAGGAGCACCGGCTGCGCTCGAACGTCGAGCAGAGCGTGCCGCTCTATCGGCTGCGCGTGCGCTTCTCGCTCTCGTCGATCGACAGCGACCTCGAGGAGCTCAAGCAGCGCGTCAAGCCGTGGGCGGAGATCATCACGTACCTGCCGTCGATGGAGGGCGGCAGCGACGACGCGATCGATCTCGAAGTGCTCATGGCGAGCCGCACGCCGGTCGCGGAATTGCGCGACGCGATCGGCGGGCCCGACGTGACGATCGAGCCGGTCACGCGGCGTGATCCCGGTCGCACCGTGCCGCCGCCCGCGCCGACGACGCGCGAGGGCGAGTCGCGCGACGAGGCCGCGGCGATGAAGGAGCCGGGCGCGGCGGTGGTGCGCCCGCCCTCGGTCGTGCCCGCGAAGGACGTGAACCTCGGCGCGGACGCGCTCGCGGTGCGCACCGTCGCGAAGACCGTCCGCGTCGACATCGAGAAGCTCGATCACCTGATGAACCTGGTGGGCGAGCTCGGCATCGTGAAGAGCGCGGTGGGGCGCATCGTGGAGCGCCTGCGGCAGCGCGCGGACATGCGCCCGCTCGCGTCGGAGCTGCACCGCATCCATCGCGCGTTCGAGCGTCAGCTCGCGGGGATGCAGGA is a window encoding:
- a CDS encoding response regulator, whose translation is MLERVLIVEDSSAMRAFVRATLEAQGITKHVTEAASGFEALRLLPRDRFDLALVDINMPDIHGLEVIKLIRASPQHHQVPVVVISSEASARDRERGIALGADTWLAKPFTPEQLVETVRRVLARRSSSEAP
- a CDS encoding chemotaxis protein CheA → MSDEVERIREEFLAESQEIIESLSRDLLLLDHGQKEGKPDPDLVNSVFRGVHTLKGIAGMFGHVALSELAHELEDLLDQLRLGKIPLSQEALDVMFEGVEVLQRLLGAARRNADPASEVDLATFRRSLQMLMGLQSQHPRLDALGGYDLDPGVLTVLTEYEEHRLRSNVEQSVPLYRLRVRFSLSSIDSDLEELKQRVKPWAEIITYLPSMEGGSDDAIDLEVLMASRTPVAELRDAIGGPDVTIEPVTRRDPGRTVPPPAPTTREGESRDEAAAMKEPGAAVVRPPSVVPAKDVNLGADALAVRTVAKTVRVDIEKLDHLMNLVGELGIVKSAVGRIVERLRQRADMRPLASELHRIHRAFERQLAGMQEGILDVRMVPLGQTFDRLGRAVRQVAREHGKDVRLVVTGAETEIDKLIVEELTDPLLHIIRNAVDHGIERAEARLAIGKPETGTLALNAYQKGSHVVIEIEDDGAGIDPARILSHAISRGLLSAESGQDMSAEELRQLIFLPGFSTAAEVTDLSGRGVGMDVVKTNIGRLGGVIDVHSQVGIGTKFTLTLPITLAILSALVLRVRGQTFAIPLNVVQEALFLDETAVRLVEDHEVITLRGQSLPIVRLASLFRISGEPTGARSFVVVTALGNRRLGLVVDALEGQQDIITKPLGKSLHNVRGFSGATDLGDQRVVLVLDAPSILEEVLASGDRRGVAA